In Xanthomonas fragariae, the genomic window GAGTTCCTGGGCCTGCCGGCATCGGACCTGTTCCGTCTGCCGATGGACCCGCCGGACACCGGCAAGGGCTTCTCGCTGGCGCAGAAGATGGTCGGCCGTGCCTGCGGCCTGCCGGAAGGCCAGGGGATGCGTCCGGGCACCTATTGCGAGCCGAAGATGACCTCGGTGGGTTCGCAGGACACTACCGGCCCGATGACCCGCGACGAGCTGAAGGACCTGGCCTGCCTGGGCTTTTCGGCCGACCTGGTGATGCAGTCGTTCTGCCACACTGCGGCCTATCCGAAGCCGGTCGACGTTAAAACCCACCACACCTTGCCGGAGTTCATCTCCACCCGTGGAGGCGTGTCGTTGCGTCCGGGCGATGGCGTGATCCACAGCTGGCTCAATCGCATGCTGCTGCCCGACACCGTCGGCACCGGCGGCGATTCGCACACACGTTTCCCGATCGGCATTTCGTTCCCCGCCGGCTCGGGTCTGGTGGCGTTTGCCGCCGCCACCGGGGTGATGCCGCTGGACATGCCCGAGAGCGTGCTGGTGCGCTTCAAAGGCCAGATGCAGCCGGGCGTGACCTTGCGTGACCTGGTCAACGCCATCCCGCTGTACGCAATCAAAGACGGTCTGCTGACCGTGGCCAAGCAGGGCAAGAAGAACATCTTTTCCGGCCGCATCCTGGAGATCGAAGGGCTGCCGAACCTCAAGGTTGAGCAAGCGTTCGAACTGTCCGATGCCTCGGCCGAGCGTTCGGCGGCCGGTTGCACCGTGCACCTGGACAAGGTGCCGATCATCGAATATCTTACCAGCAACATCACCCTGCTGCGCTGGATGATTGCCGAAGGCTATGCCGATGCGCGCACGCTGGGCCGCCGCATCAAGAAGATGGAAGAGTGGCTGGCCGATCCGCAGCTGCTGCAACCTGATGCCGACGCCGAATACGCCGCCGTCATCGAGATCGATCTGGCAGACATCCATGAGCCGATCGTGGCGTGCCCGAACGACCCGGACGACGTCAAGACGCTGTCCGAGGTTGCCGGTGCGGCGATCGACGAGGTGTTCATCGGTTCGTGCATGACCAACATCGGTCACTTCCGTGCCGCCGCCAAGTTGCTGGAAGGCAGGCGCGATATCCCGACCCGGTTGTGGGTTGCGCCGCCGACCAAGATGGATGCCTCAGAGCTGACCAAGGAAGGCCATTACGGCACCTTCGGCGCAGCCGGTGCGCGCATGGAAATGCCGGGTTGCTCGCTGTGCATGGGCAACCAAGCGCAGGCACGCGAGGGCGCCACGGTATTCTCCACCTCCACGCGTAACTTCCCCAACCGCCTCGGTCGCAACACCAACGTGTATCTCGGGTCGGCGGAGCTGGCGGCGATCTGTTCGCGGTTGGGCCGCATCCCGACCAAGGACGAGTACATGGCCGATGTGGGTGTGATCAAGACCAGTGGCGATCAGATCTATCGCTACATGAACTTCGATCAGATCCAGGAGTATCAGGACGTGGCCGAGACAGTGGCTGCCTGACACAACTCATCGATCGCCTGTTTCTGAACGCCCGGCAGTGCCGGGCGTTTTTCGTTTTTCGAGGAATTGCTTCGTTTTCAGCACTTAAGGCTGGAAGTTAAGGCGGTCGCAGTCAACCCGCTTGTTGCGTTACAACAAAAATCTTGAGCGCGGAGGTCTAAAGT contains:
- a CDS encoding bifunctional aconitate hydratase 2/2-methylisocitrate dehydratase — encoded protein: MLEAYRHHVEERAALGIPPLPLTAQQTAEVIELLKNPPAGEETYLVELLSQRVPAGVDDAAKVKASYLAAVAFGAEKTALISPKRATELLGTMLGGYNIQPLIDLLDNAELGATAAEALKHTLLVFDAFHDVQEKAGAGNPHAKSVLHSWADAEWFTSKPEVPQSMTVTVFKVPGETNTDDLSPAPDATTRPDIPLHALAMLKNTREGAAFVPEEDGKRGPIQAIADLKDKGHLVAYVGDVVGTGSSRKSATNSVLWWTGEDIAYIPNKRFGGVCLGSKIAPIFYNTMEDAGALPIELDVSQMEHGDVVELRPYDGKALKNGQVIAEFAMKSDVLFDEVRAGGRIPLIVGRGLTAKAREFLGLPASDLFRLPMDPPDTGKGFSLAQKMVGRACGLPEGQGMRPGTYCEPKMTSVGSQDTTGPMTRDELKDLACLGFSADLVMQSFCHTAAYPKPVDVKTHHTLPEFISTRGGVSLRPGDGVIHSWLNRMLLPDTVGTGGDSHTRFPIGISFPAGSGLVAFAAATGVMPLDMPESVLVRFKGQMQPGVTLRDLVNAIPLYAIKDGLLTVAKQGKKNIFSGRILEIEGLPNLKVEQAFELSDASAERSAAGCTVHLDKVPIIEYLTSNITLLRWMIAEGYADARTLGRRIKKMEEWLADPQLLQPDADAEYAAVIEIDLADIHEPIVACPNDPDDVKTLSEVAGAAIDEVFIGSCMTNIGHFRAAAKLLEGRRDIPTRLWVAPPTKMDASELTKEGHYGTFGAAGARMEMPGCSLCMGNQAQAREGATVFSTSTRNFPNRLGRNTNVYLGSAELAAICSRLGRIPTKDEYMADVGVIKTSGDQIYRYMNFDQIQEYQDVAETVAA